A single genomic interval of Bacillus smithii harbors:
- a CDS encoding RluA family pseudouridine synthase — translation MKTFMPFKLEWVIHEDADGLLIREFLGKQHISKRALTAIKFSGGKIMVDGKEQNVRYRLKKGEQLIVVFPPETPSESLQADNIPLSIVYEDPYLLVISKPAGMNTIPSREHPSGSLANALLGYYEKKGIQAAPHIVTRLDRHTSGLVLAVKSRHIHHLFSEMQKRQGVKRTYQALAEGIFLNQQGTIEQPIGRKESSIIERTVREDGQYACTHYKVLRQYDQFAHVQLTLDTGRTHQIRVHLSFIGHPLLGDDLYGGNTSFISRQALHCANLQFHHPVFQKDMEFSEPLPLDMKQILAFHTKIDL, via the coding sequence ATGAAAACCTTTATGCCTTTCAAGCTTGAGTGGGTCATCCATGAAGATGCCGATGGTCTTCTCATTAGAGAATTTTTAGGAAAACAGCATATTTCCAAGCGAGCATTAACCGCAATCAAATTTTCGGGTGGAAAAATAATGGTTGATGGCAAGGAGCAAAATGTTCGCTATCGCTTGAAAAAAGGGGAGCAACTGATTGTCGTATTTCCCCCGGAAACGCCATCTGAAAGTTTGCAGGCAGATAACATTCCGCTTTCGATTGTGTATGAAGATCCATACTTACTCGTGATTTCCAAACCTGCAGGAATGAATACGATTCCTTCCCGGGAGCATCCATCGGGAAGCCTTGCAAACGCACTATTGGGGTATTATGAAAAGAAAGGGATTCAGGCGGCTCCCCATATTGTGACAAGGCTTGACCGCCATACGTCTGGTTTGGTGCTGGCGGTGAAAAGCCGCCATATTCATCATCTTTTCAGCGAAATGCAAAAAAGGCAGGGGGTGAAAAGAACGTATCAAGCCCTTGCGGAAGGGATTTTTTTAAACCAACAAGGAACGATCGAACAGCCCATTGGAAGAAAAGAGTCGAGCATTATTGAACGCACTGTAAGAGAAGATGGCCAGTATGCCTGTACACATTACAAAGTACTTAGGCAATACGACCAATTCGCCCACGTCCAGTTGACACTGGACACCGGGCGGACGCACCAAATTCGCGTCCATCTGTCTTTTATCGGCCATCCGCTGTTGGGGGATGATCTTTACGGCGGGAATACGAGCTTCATTTCAAGACAGGCGCTCCATTGCGCCAATCTTCAATTTCACCATCCTGTATTCCAAAAGGATATGGAGTTTAGTGAACCGTTGCCGTTGGATATGAAACAAATTCTTGCTTTCCATACTAAGATCGACCTCTAG
- the prpE gene encoding bis(5'-nucleosyl)-tetraphosphatase PrpE: MNIDIIGDIHGCFQELVELTEKLGYDWKKDIPVHPKGRVLSFVGDLTDRGPQSLKVIETVYLLWKQKLGYYSPGNHCNKLYRYFLGNRVQISHGLETTVAELKALHEKNAAHYRRMFMELYENAPLYQILDESQLIVAHAGIREQDIGKNNQRVKTFVLYGDITGEKHADGTPVRRDWAKYYRGKAWIVYGHTPVKEPRILNRTANIDTGAVFGGALTAFRWPELETVSVPSTMPFVPEKFRETLD, translated from the coding sequence ATGAACATCGATATTATTGGAGACATTCATGGGTGCTTTCAAGAATTGGTAGAGCTGACCGAAAAACTTGGATACGACTGGAAAAAAGACATTCCTGTCCATCCAAAGGGAAGGGTGCTTTCATTTGTTGGAGATTTGACGGACAGGGGGCCTCAGTCTCTGAAAGTGATAGAAACAGTCTACCTGCTTTGGAAACAAAAACTTGGTTATTATTCGCCAGGCAACCACTGCAACAAGCTCTATCGCTACTTTCTCGGAAATCGTGTTCAAATTTCCCATGGGTTGGAAACGACTGTAGCCGAACTGAAGGCTCTCCACGAAAAAAATGCCGCCCATTATCGGCGCATGTTCATGGAACTCTATGAAAATGCCCCTCTTTATCAAATTCTAGACGAAAGCCAATTGATCGTCGCTCATGCCGGCATTCGTGAACAAGATATTGGAAAAAACAATCAACGCGTCAAAACTTTCGTCTTGTACGGCGACATTACCGGTGAAAAACATGCGGACGGAACTCCCGTTCGCAGAGACTGGGCCAAATATTATCGAGGAAAAGCCTGGATTGTTTACGGACACACTCCTGTAAAAGAACCACGAATTCTTAACCGAACTGCCAATATCGATACAGGGGCTGTATTTGGCGGAGCCCTCACCGCTTTTCGTTGGCCCGAACTCGAAACGGTGAGCGTTCCTTCGACGATGCCCTTCGTCCCCGAAAAATTTCGAGAAACGCTGGATTAA
- the fabI gene encoding enoyl-ACP reductase FabI — protein sequence MDLLKGKTFVVMGVANKRSIAWGIARSLHQAGARLIFTYAGERLEKSVKELAESLNEDSLVLPCDVTNDEDIKKCFAEIKNRVGVIHGLAHCIAFANKEDLSGDYVDTSRDGYLLAQNISSYSLTAVAREAKELMTDGGSIVTMTYLGGERVVTNYNVMGVAKAALEASVRYLAADLGKYGIRVNSISAGPIRTLSAKGISDFNSILKVIEERSPLRRTTTQEEVGDTAVFLFSDMSRGITGENIHVDSGFHITAL from the coding sequence ATGGATCTTTTAAAAGGAAAAACGTTTGTGGTGATGGGGGTCGCGAATAAGCGGAGCATCGCATGGGGCATTGCTCGTTCCCTTCATCAAGCTGGGGCGCGTCTTATTTTTACATACGCAGGAGAACGTTTGGAAAAAAGCGTGAAGGAACTGGCAGAATCTTTAAACGAGGACTCGCTTGTTTTGCCGTGTGATGTCACCAATGACGAAGATATTAAAAAATGTTTCGCGGAAATAAAAAATCGCGTCGGGGTCATTCATGGTCTTGCGCATTGCATTGCCTTTGCCAATAAAGAGGATTTAAGCGGAGACTATGTGGACACTTCCAGAGATGGATATCTTCTCGCTCAAAATATCTCTTCTTATTCATTAACCGCCGTCGCCAGAGAAGCGAAAGAGTTGATGACAGACGGTGGAAGCATCGTCACAATGACGTATTTAGGCGGTGAACGAGTGGTAACCAACTATAATGTGATGGGTGTGGCTAAAGCAGCTTTGGAGGCAAGCGTGAGATATTTGGCTGCGGATTTAGGGAAATATGGAATCCGTGTCAATTCGATTTCGGCAGGACCTATTCGTACGCTATCGGCAAAAGGGATCAGCGACTTTAACTCGATCTTAAAAGTTATTGAAGAACGCTCGCCGCTTAGAAGAACTACTACACAAGAAGAAGTTGGCGACACGGCTGTATTTTTATTCAGCGACATGTCACGTGGAATCACCGGCGAAAATATACATGTGGATTCTGGTTTTCATATTACGGCGCTTTAA
- a CDS encoding MerR family transcriptional regulator, giving the protein MNSDNVGKEYSTKDIANMVDIAESTVRKYAQALEKAGYRFRKTENGSRIYTDNDVFVFKEVKSLSKKSAVPVERMAKMIVINQKQKIQSEAEGETLKQVQSNQQESSDITQYDNRFNELMNQLDKLNMMEDIVKELRELNELNRQLTERFQEQEIFIKESLEKRDRQLMKSLNQALEIRKARIEAAMAEKEKQKGFFSRLFSKKRK; this is encoded by the coding sequence ATGAATAGCGATAATGTAGGGAAAGAATACAGTACTAAAGATATAGCGAATATGGTCGATATAGCGGAATCGACGGTAAGAAAATATGCACAAGCATTGGAAAAAGCAGGTTATAGATTCAGGAAAACCGAGAATGGATCCAGGATCTATACGGATAACGATGTGTTTGTTTTCAAAGAAGTAAAGAGTTTATCTAAAAAAAGTGCTGTGCCAGTGGAACGTATGGCGAAAATGATCGTAATCAATCAGAAACAAAAAATACAAAGTGAAGCGGAAGGCGAAACACTTAAACAAGTCCAGTCAAATCAACAAGAATCAAGCGATATAACACAATATGATAACCGATTCAATGAGTTAATGAATCAATTGGATAAACTCAACATGATGGAAGATATAGTAAAAGAGCTTCGAGAACTCAATGAGCTCAATAGACAATTAACGGAACGATTTCAAGAACAAGAAATATTCATCAAAGAGTCATTGGAGAAACGTGATCGACAACTCATGAAATCATTGAATCAAGCTTTAGAAATCAGGAAAGCTAGAATCGAAGCCGCCATGGCAGAAAAAGAGAAACAAAAAGGTTTTTTTTCACGTTTGTTTTCCAAAAAACGGAAATAA
- a CDS encoding YhcN/YlaJ family sporulation lipoprotein, producing the protein MNIVKGIMAIFVLFLCLSGCGGMGSNHTKDSQLALMKTTDPEPIKLSDSSSKKVAVIKKEVSRMNEIYDVSVVEGKKDILVAYKVRHLSRFKMKTIEKNLKERLEKQYPHDHFVVSSDYKIFLESVRLKEDLDAGKISKKEANKRFRKIIKLSKELT; encoded by the coding sequence ATGAACATCGTAAAAGGAATTATGGCCATATTTGTTCTTTTCCTTTGTCTTTCCGGATGCGGCGGCATGGGCAGCAATCACACAAAAGACAGTCAATTGGCGTTGATGAAAACGACGGATCCCGAACCGATAAAATTATCCGACTCTTCCTCTAAGAAAGTAGCTGTCATTAAAAAAGAAGTCAGCCGGATGAATGAAATTTATGATGTTTCTGTGGTGGAAGGGAAAAAGGATATACTGGTTGCTTATAAAGTAAGGCATTTGTCGAGATTTAAAATGAAAACCATCGAAAAGAATTTAAAAGAGAGACTTGAGAAACAATATCCACACGATCATTTCGTTGTCTCAAGCGACTATAAAATATTTTTGGAATCCGTTAGATTGAAGGAAGATTTAGATGCAGGAAAAATATCCAAAAAAGAAGCCAACAAGCGTTTTCGGAAAATAATAAAACTGTCAAAAGAACTTACATAA
- the spoVAC gene encoding stage V sporulation protein AC translates to MPKQQKTMVQQEYEEIEKKYETKRPVLKNCVRAFFVGGLICAIGQAITYFYIYFFDFTEQTAGNPTVATLVFLSMLLTGFGVYDRIGQFSGAGSAVPVTGFGNSVISAAIEHRTEGFVLGVGGNMFKLAGSVIVFGVFSAFVIALIKTLLFKFGVL, encoded by the coding sequence ATGCCGAAACAGCAAAAAACCATGGTTCAACAGGAATATGAAGAAATTGAAAAAAAATATGAAACGAAAAGACCAGTGTTAAAAAATTGCGTGCGGGCTTTTTTCGTAGGAGGGCTGATATGCGCCATCGGACAAGCGATCACGTATTTTTATATTTACTTCTTCGATTTTACAGAACAAACAGCGGGAAATCCGACCGTTGCTACCCTTGTATTCCTGTCGATGCTCCTGACGGGATTTGGGGTTTATGATAGAATCGGTCAATTTTCAGGCGCAGGAAGCGCGGTTCCGGTTACAGGATTTGGAAATTCAGTTATTTCTGCAGCCATTGAGCACCGAACTGAAGGATTCGTTCTAGGAGTAGGCGGCAATATGTTTAAATTGGCCGGATCGGTCATTGTGTTCGGTGTTTTTTCAGCCTTTGTGATCGCTTTAATTAAAACACTTTTGTTCAAATTCGGCGTTTTGTAA
- the spoVAE gene encoding stage V sporulation protein AE, giving the protein MIAMYFWAFVVGGAICVLGQLLFDVAKLSPGHTMSLLVVLGAIVSGFGLYEPLIDFAGAGATTPITSFGNSLVQGAMQEARRHGIVGVLTGMFEVTSSGISAAVIFGFIGALLFKPKG; this is encoded by the coding sequence ATGATCGCCATGTACTTTTGGGCTTTTGTCGTCGGTGGAGCGATTTGTGTTCTCGGTCAGCTTCTTTTTGACGTTGCAAAATTATCGCCGGGTCATACGATGAGTTTATTGGTTGTTTTAGGTGCTATTGTGTCCGGATTTGGACTGTATGAACCGTTGATCGATTTTGCCGGTGCGGGTGCCACTACTCCGATTACCAGTTTTGGCAATTCACTTGTACAAGGAGCGATGCAAGAGGCAAGACGTCACGGCATTGTAGGGGTATTAACAGGAATGTTTGAAGTAACGAGTTCAGGAATTTCCGCTGCCGTCATTTTTGGATTTATCGGTGCACTGCTATTTAAACCAAAGGGATAA
- a CDS encoding YjcZ family sporulation protein: MGFGFGGYGGYGGFGGCGCGGYGGYGYGGFFGGSTFVLIVVLFILLIIVGASFC, encoded by the coding sequence ATGGGCTTCGGATTTGGAGGATACGGTGGCTACGGCGGCTTTGGTGGCTGCGGTTGTGGCGGCTACGGCGGCTATGGCTACGGTGGTTTTTTTGGCGGCTCTACGTTTGTGCTAATCGTCGTGCTTTTCATCTTATTAATCATAGTTGGCGCAAGTTTCTGCTAA
- a CDS encoding stage VI sporulation protein F, producing MDNQFFKNIEKKTGVNMKDVFELANSLQNADFRDEKTVRHVIRRVSQIANKPVSKEMEDKIVRTIIKDGKKLDFNTISQMMNKKSGK from the coding sequence ATGGATAATCAATTTTTTAAGAATATCGAAAAGAAAACAGGCGTCAATATGAAGGATGTCTTTGAATTGGCAAATTCTCTACAAAATGCTGATTTTCGAGATGAAAAAACCGTTCGCCATGTCATCCGCCGAGTTTCACAAATCGCGAACAAACCTGTTTCCAAAGAAATGGAGGATAAAATTGTTCGAACGATTATAAAAGATGGGAAAAAATTAGATTTCAATACAATTTCCCAAATGATGAACAAAAAGTCAGGGAAATAA
- a CDS encoding GNAT family N-acetyltransferase, whose translation MQVKVVETKHELEQVFQIRKKVFVEEQHVPIEEEIDQYEKEAVHFLLLHHGDPAGAGRFRIVDGKGKAERICVLPETRGSGVGKAIMEAIEEYARSQNVPALKLNAQVHAIPFYEKLGYKVVSEEFMDAGIPHKTMLKEF comes from the coding sequence ATGCAAGTGAAAGTCGTCGAAACAAAACATGAGCTTGAACAAGTCTTTCAAATTAGAAAAAAAGTATTTGTGGAAGAACAACATGTACCAATAGAAGAGGAAATCGACCAATACGAAAAGGAAGCAGTCCATTTTCTCCTTCTTCATCATGGAGATCCGGCAGGCGCCGGAAGGTTCAGGATAGTGGATGGCAAAGGAAAAGCAGAGCGGATTTGCGTTCTTCCTGAAACGCGCGGATCAGGTGTCGGAAAAGCGATTATGGAAGCCATCGAGGAATACGCTAGAAGCCAAAACGTTCCGGCATTAAAGCTTAATGCCCAAGTCCATGCCATCCCTTTTTACGAAAAGCTTGGATATAAAGTTGTCTCCGAAGAGTTTATGGATGCCGGAATCCCTCATAAGACAATGCTGAAAGAATTCTGA
- a CDS encoding YjcG family protein codes for MKYGIVIFPSKKLQDLANSYRKRYDSHYSLIPPHLTLKDPFEADEAKISEIAQKLSGIAKKSKPLTLHVFKVSSFQPVNNVVYFKVKPTEELEKLYQDIHEQFPDDDTKYAFVPHITIAQDLSNDEHSDVYGSLRMLGIDHTETVDRFHLLYQLENGQWTVYETFLLGKE; via the coding sequence ATGAAATATGGAATTGTGATATTCCCGTCGAAAAAACTCCAAGATTTGGCCAATTCCTATCGAAAAAGATATGATTCCCACTATTCGTTAATCCCTCCGCATCTGACTTTAAAAGATCCATTTGAAGCGGATGAAGCCAAAATTAGCGAAATCGCACAAAAACTAAGCGGGATTGCCAAAAAATCAAAGCCCCTAACGTTGCATGTCTTCAAGGTAAGCTCTTTCCAACCGGTTAACAACGTCGTATATTTTAAAGTAAAACCGACGGAAGAATTAGAAAAACTGTATCAAGATATTCATGAACAATTTCCTGACGATGATACGAAATACGCTTTTGTGCCTCACATTACGATCGCGCAAGATTTATCGAATGATGAGCATTCCGATGTTTATGGATCGCTTAGGATGCTTGGCATTGATCATACAGAAACAGTAGACCGATTCCATTTACTGTATCAACTGGAAAACGGACAGTGGACAGTGTATGAAACATTCTTATTAGGAAAGGAATAA
- a CDS encoding alpha/beta hydrolase: MSQQRGTVTEHTIFSKELNEEIPVLVYLPPSFSPLSKYSLLITQDGKDYFQLGRIPRLADELLGKKEIENIIIAGIPYRNVQDRRRKYHPDGEQNAAYIRFLAHELVPFLDDAYPTYQMGMSRCLAGDSLGATVSLMAALQYPNIFGKIILYSPYVDEKVLKTVENNDQMHLLDIYHIIGQQETAVKMTNGQVKDFLSPNRELHLLMESKGLNPFYDEFDGHHSWKYWQPDLKRALRKMFAI, from the coding sequence ATGTCTCAACAACGCGGAACGGTTACAGAACATACTATTTTTTCAAAAGAATTGAACGAAGAAATCCCTGTTCTTGTCTATTTGCCCCCCTCTTTTTCGCCGCTTTCCAAATATTCTTTGCTAATCACACAAGATGGCAAAGATTATTTTCAATTAGGAAGAATTCCTCGTTTAGCCGATGAGCTGCTTGGGAAAAAAGAAATTGAAAACATTATTATCGCGGGTATTCCTTATCGAAATGTTCAGGATCGTCGGAGGAAATACCATCCGGATGGGGAACAGAATGCGGCTTACATCCGCTTCCTTGCCCATGAATTGGTACCTTTCCTCGACGATGCTTACCCCACTTACCAAATGGGCATGAGCCGCTGTTTAGCCGGAGATTCTTTAGGGGCAACGGTTTCTTTAATGGCAGCGCTTCAGTATCCGAATATTTTTGGAAAAATCATCCTTTATTCTCCATATGTGGACGAAAAAGTTTTGAAAACCGTTGAGAACAACGACCAAATGCATCTTTTGGATATTTATCATATCATCGGCCAACAAGAAACAGCGGTGAAAATGACAAACGGACAGGTAAAGGATTTCTTAAGCCCGAATCGGGAGCTCCATTTGCTGATGGAAAGCAAGGGATTAAATCCATTTTATGATGAGTTCGATGGGCACCATTCTTGGAAATATTGGCAGCCTGATTTAAAAAGAGCTCTTCGGAAAATGTTTGCCATTTGA
- a CDS encoding phosphotriesterase family protein: MGIQTVTGELAPEQLGKTLMHEHFFFDYAGFQGDRTLVGRSIETLLEEASRAAAIMKKHGVKTVIDPTPSDCGRDATILKALSERTGIHIICASGYYYEGEGGPAYFKFRQALGTAEQEIYDLLKTEVTEGIEGSGIKAGVIKLASSKDQITPYERMFFVAAAQVQKETGVPIVTHTQEGTMGPEQAKLLVENGGIPEKIIIGHMCGNNDIDYQLRTLDYGVNVAFDRFGLQNLVGAPTDDRRIGTFMGLIALGFEDRLFLSHDTVNVWLGRPPQMPPEMKEALKNWQPGHLFENILPKMKQGGLTDEQIDKIFVRNIQRVFS, from the coding sequence ATGGGCATTCAAACAGTAACAGGAGAGCTGGCTCCTGAACAGTTGGGAAAAACGTTGATGCATGAACATTTCTTTTTTGATTACGCGGGATTTCAAGGAGACCGGACGTTGGTGGGGAGATCAATAGAAACGCTGTTGGAAGAAGCGTCCCGTGCGGCAGCGATTATGAAAAAACACGGCGTGAAGACGGTAATTGACCCGACACCTAGTGATTGCGGACGTGATGCGACAATTTTGAAAGCGTTATCAGAAAGAACCGGCATTCACATTATTTGTGCATCAGGCTATTACTATGAAGGGGAAGGCGGTCCGGCGTATTTTAAATTCCGCCAAGCGCTTGGCACAGCCGAACAAGAAATTTACGACTTGCTGAAAACCGAAGTGACGGAAGGAATTGAAGGATCGGGTATAAAAGCAGGGGTGATCAAACTTGCCTCCAGCAAGGATCAAATCACACCTTATGAACGAATGTTCTTTGTAGCAGCGGCGCAAGTTCAAAAAGAAACCGGCGTCCCGATTGTCACCCATACACAAGAGGGCACAATGGGACCGGAGCAAGCCAAACTTCTAGTCGAAAACGGCGGCATTCCGGAAAAAATTATCATCGGACACATGTGTGGGAACAACGATATCGATTACCAACTTCGGACGCTGGATTATGGAGTCAACGTTGCCTTTGACCGCTTTGGACTGCAAAATTTGGTTGGAGCTCCAACGGATGACCGCCGGATTGGAACGTTTATGGGATTGATTGCGCTCGGATTTGAAGACCGTTTGTTCCTCTCGCACGACACAGTCAACGTTTGGCTGGGACGACCGCCGCAAATGCCTCCGGAAATGAAAGAAGCTCTGAAAAACTGGCAGCCCGGACATCTTTTCGAAAATATCCTTCCGAAAATGAAGCAAGGCGGATTAACCGATGAACAAATCGATAAAATTTTTGTACGAAATATTCAAAGAGTATTCTCCTAA
- a CDS encoding 2,3-butanediol dehydrogenase codes for MKGARWHNVRDIRVEEVEEPKVEKGKVKIQVEWAGICGSDLHEYVAGPIFIPVKEPHPISKDVAPIIMGHEFSGRVVEVGEGVTKVKVGDPVVVEPILRCGKCPACKQGKYNLCENLGFHGLAGGGGGFSEYTVVDEYMVHKMPEGLSFEQGALVEPAAVALHAVRSSKIKAGDKAAVFGTGPIGLLVIEALKAAGASEIYAVEVSEERLQKALELGATVVINPKNEDPVQKLLELTDGGVDVSFEVTGVPAVLQQAVDSTAFEGETVIVSIWEKEANLLPNNIVLKERNVKGVIAYRDIFPAVMNLMKQGYFPAEKLVTKKIKLDQIVEEGFEKLIKEKDQVKILVKPE; via the coding sequence ATGAAAGGTGCAAGATGGCATAACGTTCGCGACATTCGAGTGGAGGAAGTGGAAGAACCGAAAGTAGAAAAAGGAAAAGTAAAAATCCAAGTGGAATGGGCAGGAATCTGCGGCAGTGATTTGCATGAATACGTTGCCGGTCCTATTTTTATTCCTGTCAAAGAACCTCATCCTATCAGTAAAGATGTAGCTCCTATCATTATGGGACACGAATTTTCGGGACGAGTAGTGGAAGTGGGCGAAGGAGTTACGAAAGTAAAAGTAGGAGATCCTGTCGTTGTAGAACCCATTCTTCGCTGTGGAAAATGTCCTGCATGTAAACAAGGAAAATACAATCTCTGCGAAAATTTAGGATTCCACGGTTTAGCCGGAGGAGGCGGTGGATTCTCTGAATATACTGTAGTAGATGAATACATGGTTCATAAAATGCCAGAAGGCCTTTCTTTCGAACAAGGGGCACTTGTGGAACCGGCAGCTGTAGCTTTACACGCCGTAAGATCGAGCAAAATTAAGGCCGGTGATAAAGCGGCTGTCTTTGGAACAGGTCCAATCGGGCTTCTTGTCATTGAAGCTTTAAAAGCAGCCGGTGCTTCCGAAATATATGCCGTAGAAGTTTCCGAAGAACGTCTTCAAAAAGCGTTGGAACTCGGCGCAACTGTTGTCATCAATCCGAAAAATGAAGATCCCGTCCAAAAGCTTCTCGAACTGACCGATGGAGGCGTCGATGTTTCCTTTGAAGTAACAGGAGTGCCGGCTGTTTTACAACAAGCCGTTGACAGTACGGCGTTCGAAGGAGAAACAGTGATCGTTAGTATTTGGGAAAAAGAAGCGAACCTTTTGCCCAATAACATCGTTTTAAAAGAAAGAAACGTAAAGGGAGTCATTGCATACCGCGATATCTTCCCGGCAGTCATGAATTTAATGAAACAAGGTTATTTCCCAGCTGAAAAGCTTGTAACGAAAAAAATTAAACTGGATCAAATTGTAGAAGAAGGATTTGAAAAACTCATCAAAGAAAAAGATCAAGTGAAAATTTTAGTCAAACCAGAATAA
- a CDS encoding endonuclease domain-containing protein → MVDYIVFFGLISVGLVFYILALKLEKDYSVIGDLDRQKCESPIELRLYDALSLNGYYVKTQVPCGKYRIDLALPTYKIAIECDGKAYHSTPEQKAHDRRKNAYLRKNGWKVMRFSGRMIHRDLAKVLEKIKSEI, encoded by the coding sequence ATGGTAGATTACATCGTATTTTTCGGCCTTATAAGCGTTGGTCTTGTCTTTTATATCCTCGCCTTAAAACTCGAAAAAGATTATTCGGTCATCGGCGATCTTGATCGTCAAAAATGCGAAAGTCCTATCGAATTGCGACTTTACGATGCGCTGTCCCTAAACGGCTATTATGTAAAAACGCAAGTGCCATGTGGTAAATACCGGATCGATCTTGCGCTGCCAACGTATAAAATCGCTATTGAATGCGACGGTAAAGCGTATCATTCAACACCCGAACAAAAAGCACATGATCGACGTAAAAACGCTTATTTGCGGAAAAACGGCTGGAAAGTGATGCGGTTTAGCGGCCGGATGATTCACCGAGATTTAGCGAAAGTACTCGAAAAGATTAAAAGCGAAATATAA
- a CDS encoding IS110 family transposase — protein sequence MDCIENQKINQVTEKTLVVGIDIAKRTHFACFVDDRGRVLQKSFSVSQSRDGFESFYQRILRAMKDHDKTEVLVGIEPTGHYWLNLAYFLEERGIPLVITNPMHVKRSKELDDNLQTKNDRKDALVIARLLKDGRFSYPRILKEKEAELRVGSTFRGKLTEELGSVKNMMIRWLDRYFPEFTQVFPSFGKMALAVLECTPFPSDLHQKQPDEVLDIYRKVEGLKSPQRPKATQLIQVAAQSIGVTEGREMARFEIATLVRRYHQLEQEIESITQKLVELVKTSVEYEWLTTVQGLGDTTIVDLLAEIGSFSHYKDPRQLIKLAGLTLRENSSGQHQGQKRISKRGRRKLRSLLFRVMMPMIRHNEAFKKLHDYYTNRKVNPLRKKQSIVVLCGKLLKVLHGICTKHKVFDAQRMMKDIPSLAEAM from the coding sequence ATGGATTGTATAGAAAATCAAAAAATTAATCAAGTCACTGAAAAAACACTTGTCGTCGGTATCGACATTGCGAAGCGTACACATTTCGCTTGTTTTGTGGATGATCGTGGTCGTGTGCTTCAAAAATCATTCTCTGTATCCCAATCTCGGGATGGATTTGAGTCCTTCTATCAACGAATATTAAGGGCCATGAAGGATCATGACAAAACAGAAGTCTTAGTTGGAATAGAACCAACAGGTCATTATTGGCTCAATCTCGCTTATTTCTTGGAGGAGCGTGGGATACCCCTCGTTATAACAAATCCAATGCATGTCAAACGTTCTAAGGAATTAGATGACAATCTTCAAACGAAGAATGACCGTAAAGACGCATTAGTGATCGCAAGACTCTTAAAAGATGGACGCTTTAGCTATCCACGTATTTTAAAAGAAAAAGAAGCTGAACTCCGAGTAGGATCTACTTTTCGAGGGAAATTGACAGAGGAGCTAGGTTCGGTCAAAAACATGATGATCCGATGGTTGGATCGCTATTTTCCTGAGTTCACTCAAGTTTTTCCGTCATTCGGAAAAATGGCCTTGGCCGTACTCGAATGTACTCCATTCCCGAGTGATCTTCACCAGAAACAACCTGATGAGGTATTGGACATTTACCGAAAGGTAGAGGGGTTAAAATCTCCTCAAAGACCAAAAGCGACACAACTCATTCAAGTCGCGGCTCAATCAATTGGAGTAACAGAAGGACGTGAGATGGCCCGTTTTGAAATCGCCACACTCGTTCGTCGTTACCACCAGTTAGAACAAGAAATCGAAAGCATTACTCAGAAATTAGTTGAACTTGTCAAAACATCTGTAGAATATGAATGGCTTACAACAGTTCAAGGATTAGGGGATACGACCATTGTCGATCTTTTAGCTGAAATCGGAAGCTTTTCACACTATAAAGATCCACGCCAACTAATAAAACTCGCGGGATTAACATTACGTGAAAATTCCTCTGGTCAGCATCAAGGCCAAAAGCGTATTTCCAAACGGGGAAGAAGAAAGCTACGTTCCCTCCTTTTCCGAGTGATGATGCCGATGATTCGCCATAATGAAGCCTTTAAAAAGCTACATGATTATTACACAAACCGTAAGGTGAATCCGTTACGCAAGAAGCAATCCATTGTGGTTCTATGCGGAAAGCTATTAAAAGTGTTACATGGAATCTGTACCAAGCACAAAGTGTTCGACGCACAGCGAATGATGAAGGATATCCCTAGTCTCGCAGAGGCTATGTAA